The DNA sequence TATTTAAATAAACTCCTTTCAATTATTCAACTATATATTTATCAATATAATTATTTTTCAATTGTTTGAATTGAGACTATTAATATTAATAAATTATTTTCATTAAAATCAAATTAATATTTTTAAATTTTTCAATTAATTTATTTTAATTTGAATATTATCATCAATTGAGTGTAAATACGATTTTATTTGTTTAAAGTAAGAGGTGAGTTATTAATTTTTTTACTTTTTTCTACTGTAGTTTTTTTTCAATTTGAAATATATTTTTATCCTTTTTTTCTTGTTTTGCATTTTTGTAACTATCACTTACATACCACCAATCAGAGGGTATTTCAATAGTATATTTACCTTCAGTTTTTTCAACTTTTTCCAAAATAAATTTTGCAATACCTTCGGGCATATTAAGAATTACTTTTAAATTTGAAGAGTTATCAACAAAAGTTTCAACTCTCATTCCGTTAATTCTTGGAGTAAAAAATATTGAATCCGAATTTTTTGCTTGTAACACAACCGTTGAAGTGTACAAAATTAATTTTAAATCCAAAATTGGTGTTGCAACTTTTTCGTAAAGTGATTCCAGTGCCAACATGCTGATTAATCCTTCATTACGGTTGCCGAATAATTGCCATAAGCCGGAAATACCGGGTTTGTTTTTTATTTTTTCTCTTCTGTTATAAAATTCCGGTGAAGCTTTCTGAATTGTTTTTAAATCTTCTAACATTAATGGTCGCGGACCAATTAAATTCATTTCACCTTTTATCACATTTATAAGTTGGGGTAATTCATCAAGTCCGGTTTTTCTAAGCCATTTTGCAAAAGGTGTTATATTTGTTCTTAAAACATTTTTGAAAAAAATATCCTCTTCACAATTGTGCGTAATTGATTTTATTGATTTTTTAAGAGTTCTAATTTTATAAATTTTAAATCTATTTTTCTCTAAAGTTAAACCTCTTTCTTGCACAAAAAACGGAAAACTTTTCAATTCGAAAAAAATAATTATTGCTGAAATAATTAAAAATGGAATTGAGATTATTAAGAAAACAAATGAGAAAATTATATTGAAAATTCTTCTTAACATTTTTATACTAAAAAACTAATGACCATAATGCATAATCCAGAATTAAAATAACTGCTGATGAAACAACAAAAGATCTAATCGTAGATTTTCCAACACCCTCTGCACCACCTTCAGTACGGAATCCAATGTGACATCCCAACAATGCAGTAACTCCGCCAAAAATCATTCCCTTAAACATTCCGAATAAAAAATCTCCCATAGTAAAAAATCTTTTTACTGAATCAAAAAAAACTGCATACGAAACATTTAAGAAAAAATTTGAAACTAAATATGCGCCAAGAACCGCTATTGCATTTGCAAAAACTATAAGAATTGGTAACATTACAATAGCAGCAAAAAATCGCGGCATTGCCAAATATCTAATTTGACTAATTCCCATTGTTTCCAATGCATCTAATTGCTCGGTTACTTTCATTGAACCTAATTCTGCCGCAATAGATGCTCCAACTCTTCCGGCAATAATAATTCCAGTTAAAACCGGACCAAGTTCAGTAATAATTGCTCTGCTGGTTGCTGTACCTAAAAATGAAATTGGTGCTAATCCTTTTAATTGATATGCAGCTTGCCACGCCGCAACAGCGCCGGTAAATATTGCAATAATTACAACAAGCGGAAGTGAACCAACTCCAATATGCTCCATTTGAGCTAAAACTAATTTTCTATTTTTAAATATTTTAGGAAAAAATCCGATAACTTTAAGGAAAAGAATTGAGACTTGTCCAAACTCTTGAAAAAAATTAAGAGTTTTTTTACCGAAGAAAGAAAAAATATTTTCAAACAAATTTAAACTCTAATTTTATTTAAAATGAAAATACAAAAATATTAAAACAAATGTAACTACACATAGTAGTAGTAAAAAACTTAATTAATTTTGAAAAGTTATTGACAATAAAAAATAGGTTTTTCCTATTCAATTAAAATGATATTGTCCAGTTGCCTCAAAATAAAAGGTAACTATGGTAAAGAAAAAATGTTGAAAAAAGAGTTCATAAAAATTCCAAATAGATAATAAAAAGTAATAATAATTGTTTCTTTCTTTTTTTGCTACTTTTTTCTTTCTTTGTTAATATGTTGATAACGTCAAATCAACTTCAAGATTTCATTTATTTTACGAGAGATTGAGTTTTGTAGCAAAAAGGGATTTAATTTTGTGTGTTTATTTGTCAAGAGGATTTTAGTTTTCTTAGAGACAACCGTAGAGTCTAAAATTCTTTGAAAAGGGGTTTTAGGCTGATCGTGTTTTTTGATAACTTGAGAGCCATCGCGAACTTTGGAAATAATTTTAGAAGAAGGAATAAAGAAGTTAAAAAACAAAGACCATTCATTAGTAAAAATATCATTCATCAGCTCAACAATTTTAATATTATCGAAGCGATGATAACCAAAATATTGCCTGATGTGAGTCCAATTTTACCTTCAATATGTGCATTATCGTTTTTCATATAAGCTCGTGAACGAGTATAGTCAACCGGTTGTTTACGTTTCGTGAAGTAAGCCAATAGATGCCAGTTAAGAAATTCACCACCGTTATCAGAATCAAAACCAAGAACTTTGAAAGGGAGAGAATTCTCAATAGATTCAATAGCCTTAAAAGTTCCTTGTTGTCCTTTGCCCCATATAGCACGTGCTTCAGTCCATCCGGAGGCAATATCAACAGTGTTAACTGTATAGACAAAACTACCAGTAATCGAGTCTCCACAATGAGCTACGGTATCTGCTTCAATAAATCCCGGGGAACTCTCATCCCACTGGTTTGTTTTTATTGGAATTTGTTTTTTGATTAAAGAACCCGGTTTGGTTGTTGATAATCCTTTTTCTTAAATTTATTCCTAATCGGTTTTAAGAGTCGGTCTATTGTTGCTGGTGAAATTCTGAGAAGAAGTTTTCTATTTTCTTCTGTTAGTTCTCCCTCATAAAATGGAAGCCATAGTGGTATTGCATATTTTAATCTTTTTGAGCAAATAAGATTAGTTGATTTCCAAATATTCTTTAATGCTGCTATTATCTCATTGTGAGCAAATTTTTTCTTTCTGCCGGCTTTTTTCTTTGGGGTTCCTTTTATTTCTTTTTTATTCAATACCCTTATTATATATTTTCTATTATATCCACAAGTAGTGCATATTTCATAAAGAAGTTTCTGTTTTTCTGCCTTATTTGAACTTAAATATCTTGCTCGTATAGCTGCAATATACTCTTGTTTCGACTTTTTGCTCATAATATTTCCGCTTTTTTCGGTTACTTATATTATGAGGCAACGTATTGTTTTCCTAATTAACTTCGGTTACTTTAATTGTGAGTCAATTCGTTGTTAAAAGTTGTATAACTTTTTGTATTGATATAAAAATTATTTCTTATATATTATCGTTAAAATTATAAAACTTCTACAAATTTTAGATTAGGTGAAAATTATGTCAGAAATCAATTACTTAGAAATTGAACAAACAACAGATGTAAAAATTCCGGATAATTTAGTTTTCGGTAAAAATTTTAGTACTCATTATTTTGAAATGGATTACGAAACCGGAAAAGGTTGGTATAATCCAACAATTAAAAAATTTGGAAATTTTCAAATATCCCCCGCAGCTTTAGTTTTTCATTATGGACAAGCAATTTTTGAAGGCTTGAAAGCATATAAACATGCAGATGGAAAAATTGCACTTTTTAGACCAGATGAAAATGTGAAAAGAATGAACCGCTCAGCCACAAGATTATGCATGCCGGAATTGGATATGGATTTGGCATTAACTGCTTTGAAAGAACTCGTAAAATTAGAACACGAGTGGATTCCTACAAAACCCGGACATTCATTATATATTCGTCCTTTAATGTTTGCTTGCGATCCATATATTGGTGTCAAAGCTGGCGATCAATTTAAATTTATGATTATGTTAAGCCCAGTTGGCCCATATTATCCCGAAGGTTTTAAACCGGTTCCAATTTTAACAACGGATAAATATGTTAGAGCTGTTCGTAAAGGAATTGGCGATTGCAAAACTGCCGGAAATTATGCGGCAAGTTTATTAGCTCAACGTGAAGCAAAGAAAGAAGGATATTCCCAAGTATTATGGCTTGATGGAATTCATCAAAAATTTATTGAAGAAGTTGGAACAATGAACATTTTTATTCAATTTAAAGATGAAGTTGTAACACCAAATTTAAGCGGATCAATTTTACCCGGAATTACTAGAATGTCAGTAGTTGATATTTTGAAAGATTGGGGCTACAATATGAACGAAAGACAAATTTCTATTGATGAAGTTGTTGATGGTTACAAAAATGGAAATTTAGTTGAATTATTCGGAACCGGAACAGCTGCAATTATTTCATCTATCAGTAAACTAAAATACAACGAAAACATATTGCAATTCAGCGATGAAAATGCCGGTGTACTTGGAACGAAATTGTACGAAGAAATTTTAGGAATTCAATACGGCGAAAGAGAAGATAAATTTGGCTGGCTGGATTATATAGATTAAGCTTAACATCACTCTTAGATAAATTATTTTTTTAGTCATGCCGAACTCGTTTCGGCATCTTTTTTTATTAGATATCAGAATTTATTTTCGGAATAACAACTTTGTAAATTAATTACTAAACAATTTTTAAATACAAATATTTTGCATCATCCGGCGCGTAAAAATCTTTAAGAACAGCTTCTTCATTATAATCACAAGATAAATAAAATTTACGAGTAGAAATATATTGTTCCCTTCCCGAGGTTTCTACATAAATTCTGTTTCCGCCTAAATTTGAAATAGCATTTTCACTTTCTGTTAAAAGAATTTTACCTAATCCAAAATTTTGATAATCTTTATGAACCGCAATCCAATAAAGATCAAAACTAAATTTTGTTGCCGGTATTGGTCCAAAACACGAATAGCCAACTGTCTTTTCATCAATTTCTAAAAATAAAAAATGATAACCGCTTTCAATTCCTTTTTGCAATCTTTCTTCTATTAATTCAACTGCAATATTTACTTCATCATCAGAAAAAAAACCGGTTGATGAAACAATTTCTCTAATGTTAGCTGGATCTTCTTTTTTTACAAAATCTCTAATTAAATAACTTATTTTAACTTTTTCTGTTTTCATAAATTTTTCTTTTTAATTTATCATTCCTACGAAATTGGGTTCCATTTTAATCTAAATAGATTCCCGATAAAAGCATTCGGGAATGATGTTTTATAATAAAATATGTTTTATTGTTGAGTGTAAAATAACTTCAACCATTTTTGTATAATCCCAACCAAGTTTTTCACAAGCTGCATAAAATCCGCTATCGGGAGAAATGCACGGATTTACATTTATTTCCAAAACATAAACATTATTATTTTTATCAACTCTGTAATCAACGCGCGCATAACCATTTAGCTGAAATTTTTCCCAACATTGAATTGTTACTTTTCTAAGTTTCTCAAAGAGATTTTTATCATCTTCGTTATTTTCAAAATTTCTTACTGAATGAGAATATTCGAAAGATTCTTCATTCCACTTTGCATCATAATTTACAATTTTTGGTTTATCTTTTGGATAGTCTTCAAATTTAATTTCTGCAATTGGCAAAACTTGCGGTCCATTTTCCGTTTCCAGAATTGAAATATTAAATTCTCTTCCATCAATAAATTCTTCGACAAAACATTCGCCATATTTTTTTATTCGATTTGATAATTCTTCATCTAACTTTTTATTATCAAAAATTACTGAAGTATCATCAAGTCCTACCGAAGCATCTTCAAAAATTGGTTTAATTATGCAAGGAGTATGAAAATTTATTTTTTCAAAATTATTATTTGATGCAAACCATTTTGGAGTTGGAATTTCGTACAAATCGAATAACTTTTTTGTGAAAACTTTATTTGTTGTTACATAAAGCGATTCTGAATTTCCGCCGGTGAAAGGGATTTTCAATTTTTCTAAAATTACGGGAATAAAATGTAAATATTTTTCAACACCATTAATTGCTTCAACTAAATTAAAAACCAAGTCTGGTTTATATTGATGTAGAAAGTTTTCAAACATTTCAAGATTTAAATCAACACCAAATTTTTCCGTTGAATGACCTAATTCTATTAAGGATTTTTCAACTGCATTAACTTGATCAAGAACATCTAAATCATCTGCGGCATTTTTTTCTGATGGAAGATTATAAACAATTAAAACTTTCATTTGGGGGAAATTTATTTTGCAGAAATATTTTTTATTTTAATTCTTTCAGATGCGCTTTCAACAATCCAATTAAGTAAAGTTTTATATTCAATTTTTTTCATATTACAAATAATTGGTAAATCAGAATGTGTCGGATGAATTCCAGCAAGCGGATTTAATTCAATAATATTTGGAATTCCATTTCTATCAATTCTAACATCAACTCGACCCGCATCTCTGCACCCTAAACCTTTCCAAGCATCAAGAACAAATTTCTCAGCTTTCTTCACAACTTTATCATTCACTATTTTATAATTAATTTTTCCTTGCCAATCTTCTTTATTAGCATAAGAATACGCATCCGGTTCTGCAGAATCTAAAAGTATAACTTCCATCGATCCAATAACCTTTGCATTTTCACCGGTTCCAACAACACCAGTTGTAAATTCTCTTCCCGGTAAAAATTCTTCAACTAAAACCGGTTGTTTGAAAGTTGTGAGTAAATTTTCGCAAACTTCAAAAAGTTCTTTTTTATTTCTGATTTTAGATTTTGAGGAAATTCCTTTTCCGGTACCTTCCGCGTTGGGTTTTGCAAATAACGGATATTTTAATTTTACTTTTTTAACATCATCAATTTTGTGAACTTCAAAAAAATTTGGAGTTGGTATTCCTAAATCACGCAAAACTCTTTTTGTCATTCCCTTGTGAAGTGTAAGAGATAAAACTAACGGATCAGAAAAAGTATATGGGATGTTGTAAGCATCAAGAATGGCAGGGACTTGTGCTTCCCTGCCAATTCCTCTTAAGCCTTCTGCAATATTAAAAACTAAATCCCAAGTTTTACCTTTATTTAGTTTTTTTGTAAGATCCCAAATATTACCAATTCTTTCAGTTGTATGACCCAATTCTTTTAAAGTATTATCAATTGCCGAAATTGTACTCTCTTTATCAAATTCAGCAGTTTCTTCTTCACCAAAACCAAGTTTTAAATATTGATCGCGAAGATCAAAAGTAATTCCAATATTCATTTATTCGCAATTTACCTTTTAGTTATTGATGAATTTCTGATTCTTCATCATAATATTTAAAGATTTTCCCTTCATAATTTTTAAGTAAAATATAATTCCCTTCTCTACCTTGAAAATATTCAGGTAATAAAGGAATTTTTCCGCCTCCGCCAGGAGCATCTACAATATATTGAGGAACGGCATAACCGGAAGTATGACCACGTAATCCTTGTATCATTTCCAATCCTTTTGAAATTGGAGTTCTGAAATGTGCTGTACCCTGTACCGGATCGCACTGATATAAATAATAAGGTTTTACTCTTATTTTTAATAATCCTTGGTAGAGAGGTTTTAGAATATCAACTGAATCATTGACACCTTTCAATAATACAGTTTGACTTCCTAACGGAATTCCGGCATCAGCCAATCTTGAACAAGCTTCTTGAACTTCCGGAGTTAATTCATCCGGATGTGTAAAATGTATTGACATCCAAAGCGGATGATATTTCTTCAATATTTTTGTCAAAGCTGGAGTTATTCTTTGCGGAAGAACTACCGGAACTTTTGTTCCCATTCTAATAAATTCAACATGAGGAATTTTTCTTAAACGAGAAAGAAGCCATTCAATTTTATCATCAGCTAAAGTTAGTGGATCACCGCCGGAAATTAAAACATCTCTAATTTCTGGATGCGACTTTATATATTCAATTGCATTTTCCCATTGTTTGAGATCATGCTTGTATTCTCCGCCGGGATTTCCAACCATTCTTGATCGAGTACAATATCTACAATAAACTGAACAAAAACCAGTTGCTAAAAATAAAACTCGGTCTGGATATCTATGTACTATGCCTTTCACCGGTGAATCGCCTTCTTCATTTAATGGATCGGCAGCTTCTCCGGGTGAAAGAATTTCTTCATCTTTAACCATAATTACAGTTCGTCTTAATGGCTGATTTTCATCCATTCCATCAATTAAACTTGCGTAATATGGAGTAATTGCAAAAGGTAAAGGACCTCTATGAGCAAGAATTCCTTCTTTTTCATCATTAGAAAGAGTAATTATTCTTTCTAATTTTTCAATTGTTCTAATTCTGTTGCTAACTTGCCAATGCCAGTCATTCCATTGTTCATTTGTAATAGTCGGATAAAATTTTTTACGAAATGATTGACTTTTTTTACTTATAGGAAAAAGTAATCTACTGACAACACTTAGGGTTGTCTCTTCGTTTTTGGTTTTTTGTTTCTGGGTTAATTTGCTGTTAAGCTTTTCCGATAAGGTGCTGGTATTAGTTATTGAGGTTTTTGTTTGAATATTTATTGGTGAAACTTCCACTGAAGTCTCGAGAGAATAAGCCGAACTCGGAGGCTCGTCTTTCTCCCCAAAAAGTTGCAATTCTTCCATTGACTGTATCTTTCCTCTCTGAGAAATTTGTTGTAAAATAATTGTTATTTAAAGAATAATAAATCATCGAAAATTTTAATTATTTATAAAAAATTGCTGCGATACATAACATAAAAAAAATGTAATTGTCAATATAAATCTTCGAAAATTTAAATATTTTTTTTACTTGACAAGTGCTCGTTTGTTCACTATTTTTGTAGTGTACAAAATAACACTAGAGGTTTAGTTGACTGAACGACAAAATAATATTCTCAACTTCATAAAAGATTTTGTTGATACAAATGGATTTCCACCTTCTTATAGAGAAATTGGAAGTCATTTTAATATCAGCAGCACATTCGGCGTTAAACGTCATCTTGATGCTTTAGTGAAAAAGGGATATTTAAATGTATTTACAAATTCCAATAGATCAATTAATTTAACTGAAAAATCGGAAATCCTTTTTAATAAAAAAAAGGAAAATAATTCGGTTGAAATTCCAATGCTGGGAAAAGTTGCTGCTGGTTATCCGGTTCTATCAGATCAAAATATAGATGGAACTTTGCTTATTGATGCAAGTCTAATTAAGAAAGGTTTTAAGTATTTTGGGTTAAAAGTCCGCGGTGAAAGTATGATTGATGATGGAATTTTAGAAGGTGATACCGTAATTGTAAAAGAAC is a window from the Ignavibacteriota bacterium genome containing:
- a CDS encoding sugar transferase; amino-acid sequence: MLRRIFNIIFSFVFLIISIPFLIISAIIIFFELKSFPFFVQERGLTLEKNRFKIYKIRTLKKSIKSITHNCEEDIFFKNVLRTNITPFAKWLRKTGLDELPQLINVIKGEMNLIGPRPLMLEDLKTIQKASPEFYNRREKIKNKPGISGLWQLFGNRNEGLISMLALESLYEKVATPILDLKLILYTSTVVLQAKNSDSIFFTPRINGMRVETFVDNSSNLKVILNMPEGIAKFILEKVEKTEGKYTIEIPSDWWYVSDSYKNAKQEKKDKNIFQIEKKLQ
- a CDS encoding ABC transporter permease, whose amino-acid sequence is MFSFFGKKTLNFFQEFGQVSILFLKVIGFFPKIFKNRKLVLAQMEHIGVGSLPLVVIIAIFTGAVAAWQAAYQLKGLAPISFLGTATSRAIITELGPVLTGIIIAGRVGASIAAELGSMKVTEQLDALETMGISQIRYLAMPRFFAAIVMLPILIVFANAIAVLGAYLVSNFFLNVSYAVFFDSVKRFFTMGDFLFGMFKGMIFGGVTALLGCHIGFRTEGGAEGVGKSTIRSFVVSSAVILILDYALWSLVF
- a CDS encoding branched-chain amino acid aminotransferase; translation: MSEINYLEIEQTTDVKIPDNLVFGKNFSTHYFEMDYETGKGWYNPTIKKFGNFQISPAALVFHYGQAIFEGLKAYKHADGKIALFRPDENVKRMNRSATRLCMPELDMDLALTALKELVKLEHEWIPTKPGHSLYIRPLMFACDPYIGVKAGDQFKFMIMLSPVGPYYPEGFKPVPILTTDKYVRAVRKGIGDCKTAGNYAASLLAQREAKKEGYSQVLWLDGIHQKFIEEVGTMNIFIQFKDEVVTPNLSGSILPGITRMSVVDILKDWGYNMNERQISIDEVVDGYKNGNLVELFGTGTAAIISSISKLKYNENILQFSDENAGVLGTKLYEEILGIQYGEREDKFGWLDYID
- a CDS encoding GNAT family N-acetyltransferase yields the protein MKTEKVKISYLIRDFVKKEDPANIREIVSSTGFFSDDEVNIAVELIEERLQKGIESGYHFLFLEIDEKTVGYSCFGPIPATKFSFDLYWIAVHKDYQNFGLGKILLTESENAISNLGGNRIYVETSGREQYISTRKFYLSCDYNEEAVLKDFYAPDDAKYLYLKIV
- a CDS encoding ATP-grasp domain-containing protein, producing MKVLIVYNLPSEKNAADDLDVLDQVNAVEKSLIELGHSTEKFGVDLNLEMFENFLHQYKPDLVFNLVEAINGVEKYLHFIPVILEKLKIPFTGGNSESLYVTTNKVFTKKLFDLYEIPTPKWFASNNNFEKINFHTPCIIKPIFEDASVGLDDTSVIFDNKKLDEELSNRIKKYGECFVEEFIDGREFNISILETENGPQVLPIAEIKFEDYPKDKPKIVNYDAKWNEESFEYSHSVRNFENNEDDKNLFEKLRKVTIQCWEKFQLNGYARVDYRVDKNNNVYVLEINVNPCISPDSGFYAACEKLGWDYTKMVEVILHSTIKHILL
- a CDS encoding ATP-grasp domain-containing protein; protein product: MNIGITFDLRDQYLKLGFGEEETAEFDKESTISAIDNTLKELGHTTERIGNIWDLTKKLNKGKTWDLVFNIAEGLRGIGREAQVPAILDAYNIPYTFSDPLVLSLTLHKGMTKRVLRDLGIPTPNFFEVHKIDDVKKVKLKYPLFAKPNAEGTGKGISSKSKIRNKKELFEVCENLLTTFKQPVLVEEFLPGREFTTGVVGTGENAKVIGSMEVILLDSAEPDAYSYANKEDWQGKINYKIVNDKVVKKAEKFVLDAWKGLGCRDAGRVDVRIDRNGIPNIIELNPLAGIHPTHSDLPIICNMKKIEYKTLLNWIVESASERIKIKNISAK
- a CDS encoding KamA family radical SAM protein; the protein is MEELQLFGEKDEPPSSAYSLETSVEVSPINIQTKTSITNTSTLSEKLNSKLTQKQKTKNEETTLSVVSRLLFPISKKSQSFRKKFYPTITNEQWNDWHWQVSNRIRTIEKLERIITLSNDEKEGILAHRGPLPFAITPYYASLIDGMDENQPLRRTVIMVKDEEILSPGEAADPLNEEGDSPVKGIVHRYPDRVLFLATGFCSVYCRYCTRSRMVGNPGGEYKHDLKQWENAIEYIKSHPEIRDVLISGGDPLTLADDKIEWLLSRLRKIPHVEFIRMGTKVPVVLPQRITPALTKILKKYHPLWMSIHFTHPDELTPEVQEACSRLADAGIPLGSQTVLLKGVNDSVDILKPLYQGLLKIRVKPYYLYQCDPVQGTAHFRTPISKGLEMIQGLRGHTSGYAVPQYIVDAPGGGGKIPLLPEYFQGREGNYILLKNYEGKIFKYYDEESEIHQ
- the lexA gene encoding transcriptional repressor LexA; the encoded protein is MTERQNNILNFIKDFVDTNGFPPSYREIGSHFNISSTFGVKRHLDALVKKGYLNVFTNSNRSINLTEKSEILFNKKKENNSVEIPMLGKVAAGYPVLSDQNIDGTLLIDASLIKKGFKYFGLKVRGESMIDDGILEGDTVIVKEQNDAINNDIVIAMLDNDTTVKRYYKKNDRIELIPANKDFNPIVVKRKNDFSILGKVVAVFRTYN